The Sesamum indicum cultivar Zhongzhi No. 13 linkage group LG6, S_indicum_v1.0, whole genome shotgun sequence genome has a segment encoding these proteins:
- the LOC105163421 gene encoding trichohyalin-like isoform X2, with protein sequence MMEIECHRKSLEKRLRDLEEREKEFDSFREGKKRKLASDEEELSLKREQFVYEVKTREKELHEKLVSVHEHIEWLEAARTEVQGIRRRACQKLKEIESQEQNLRSAQESLAAREKKVEVIIGSLDERIRVVEEREKGFDSFLERKMRELVLKEKLLSEKWEEFVKEIKLADDKFRDQEKLRHGVIERLELAKNKLEAVRATIDDRFNEIEVRETVTWESVKASIKEADLIRESLEKQFKEFEKMKRDFCSFQEEKLQELVLKDQQLSVMSKELVKGAKLREEQLTEREKLRDSFLEGKMRELALKEKRLSMRWEELVKKVKFADHKLRDQEKSRHGIVERLELAENKLEAIEVTIDERFKEIEIQENMTWESVKECVEEADLIRKSLEKQFKELEKMKREFHSFQEEKTRELVSKEQQLSLMSKELVKDAKLRDQQLTEREQLGCKLLKRLELAQHNVEDLKAMVCKRFREIGLKETEISSVSDWVERKMDEVDSNAKKLEEKEKGMIIKESQLISKEDKLQRKKKELHMREKNLVSWQKELEIKEKEVDAAKELNEQQLEELERREKNLNSVRGFIHSCFKKYLATKKQVQLERDLVEKRARHLEHKEQKLEYMVRQLEFREVQIWDYLKDLELKQQGLTDACNGEMNIEPDESADLKFIVRMDGKTLQMFLNDPEKDLESMGDEIFKVLRLSSDPAKLVLDAMVGFYPPHLRKGDMEFNVRKTCIILLEQLIKMLPNIQPYVTEKAFELASVWKLKMRPSAQNPLEVLGFLNLLAAYNLASHFDKDEVISFLMMVAQHSQTSELCRILGFPESITV encoded by the exons ATGATGGAGATTGAGTGTCACAGAAAATCGCTTGAGAAACGGCTGAGGGATTTGGAGGAGAGGGAGAAGGAGTTTGATTCGTTCAGAGAGGGAAAAAAGAGGAAGTTGGCGTCGGATGAAGAGGAGTTGAGTTTGAAGAGGGAACAGTTCGTGTATGAAGTTAAGACGAGGGAGAAGGAATTGCATGAGAAGTTGGTGTCGGTGCATGAGCATATTGAGTGGTTGGAGGCGGCCCGGACTGAAGTTCAGGGCATTCGGAGGCGAGCGTGTCAGAAGTTGAAGGAGATTGAGTCCCAAGAACAGAATCTAAGATCAGCCCAGGAATCGTTGGCAGCGAGGGAGAAAAAGGTTGAGGTAATCATAGGATCCTTGGATGAGCGGATAAGAGTGGTTGAGGAGAGGGAGAAGGGGTTTGATAGTTTTCTAGAGAGGAAAATGAGGGAATTGGTGCTGAAAGAGAAGCTATTGAGCGAGAAGTGGGAAGAATTTGTTAAGGAGATTAAATTGGCGGATGATAAGTTTAGAGATCAAGAGAAATTAAGGCATGGCGTCATTGAGAGGTTGGAGTTGGCAAAAAATAAGCTTGAGGCCGTTAGGGCAACCATAGATGACAGGTTCAACGAGATTGAGGTTCGGGAGACTGTGACATGGGAATCAGTGAAAGCAAGTATAAAAGAAGCTGATTTAATCAGGGAATCACTGGAGAAACAGTTCAAGGAGTTTGAGAAGATGAAAAGAGATTTTTGTTCGTTCCAAGAGGAGAAATTGCAGGAGTTGGTTTTAAAAGACCAGCAACTGAGTGTGATGAGTAAAGAGCTTGTTAAGGGTGCCAAGTTGAGGGAGGAACAATTGACTGAACGAGAGAAGTTGAGGGACAGTTTTCTAGAGGGGAAAATGAGAGAACTAGCACTGAAAGAGAAGCGTTTGAGCATGAGGTGGGAAGAGCTTGTCAAGAAGGTTAAATTTGCAGATCATAAGCTCAGAGATCAAGAGAAGTCAAGGCATGGCATTGTCGAGCGGTTGGAGTTGGCAGAAAATAAGCTTGAGGCTATTGAGGTGACAATAGATGAGAGGTTCAAGGAGATTGAGATTCAGGAGAATATGACTTGGGAATCTGTTAAAGAGTGTGTAGAAGAAGCTGATTTAATTAGGAAATCGTTGGAGAAACAGTTCAAGGAATTAGAGAAGATGAAAAGAGAATTTCATTCATTCCAAGAGGAGAAAACGCGAGAGTTGgtttcaaaagagcagcaactGAGTCTGATGAGTAAAGAGCTTGTTAAGGATGCCAAGTTGAGGGATCAACAATTGACTGAACGAGAGCAGTTGGGGTGTAAGCTATTGAAGAGGTTAGAGTTGGCGCAACATAATGTCGAGGACTTAAAAGCAATGGTTTGTAAGAGGTTTAGAGAGATTGGTCTGAAGGAAACTGAGATTAGCTCGGTTAGTGATTGGGTTGAGAGGAAAATGGATGAGGTCGACTCTAATGCAAAAAAGTTGGAGGAAAAAGAGAAGGGAATGATAATAAAGGAAAGTCAGTTGATTTCTAAGGAAGACAAActtcaaaggaaaaaaaaggagcTTCACATGAGGGAAAAGAATTTGGTGTCTTGGCAAAAAGAACttgaaattaaagagaaagaagTTGATGCagcaaaagaattaaatgaaCAGCAGCTGGAAGAGCTTGAACGCAGAGAGAAGAATCTGAATTCTGTGAGAGGGTTTATACATAGTTGTTTTAAGAAATATCTTGCTACAAAGAAACAAGTCCAGTTAGAAAGAGATTTGGTTGAGAAACGCGCTAGGCACCTCGAACACAAAGAGCAGAAACTTGAGTATATGGTGAGACAACTAGAATTCAGAGAAGTGCAAATCTGGGATTATCTTAAAGATCTCGAATTGAAGCAGCAAGGATTGACTGATGCATGCAATGGGGAGATGAACATAGAACCAGATGAGTCTGCAGACTTAAAATTCATAGTAAGAATGGATGGTAAAACTTTGCAAATGTTCCTAAATGACCCTGAAAAAGACTTGGAATCAATGGgtgatgaaatatttaaagttCTTCGCCTATCATCAGATCCAGCAAAACTAGTTCTAGATGCAATGGTGGGCTTTTACCCTCCTCATTTGAGAAAAGGTGATATGGAGTTCAACGTCAGGAAAACCTGTATCATTCTGTTAGAGCAGTTAATTAAAATGTTGCCAAATATTCAACCTTATGTCACAGAAAAAGCATTTGAACTTGCTAGTGTATGGAAGTTGAAAATGAGACCCTCTGCTCAAAATCCATTGGAGGTGTTGGGATTTTTGAATCTATTGGCTGCTTATAACCTAGCCTCCCATTTTGACAAAGATGAAGTTATAAGTTTTCTGATGATGGTTGCTCAACATAGCCAAACATCTGAGTTATGTCGGATTCTTGGTTTTCCAGAAAGCATTACAG TCTGA
- the LOC105163421 gene encoding trichohyalin-like isoform X1, whose protein sequence is MMEIECHRKSLEKRLRDLEEREKEFDSFREGKKRKLASDEEELSLKREQFVYEVKTREKELHEKLVSVHEHIEWLEAARTEVQGIRRRACQKLKEIESQEQNLRSAQESLAAREKKVEVIIGSLDERIRVVEEREKGFDSFLERKMRELVLKEKLLSEKWEEFVKEIKLADDKFRDQEKLRHGVIERLELAKNKLEAVRATIDDRFNEIEVRETVTWESVKASIKEADLIRESLEKQFKEFEKMKRDFCSFQEEKLQELVLKDQQLSVMSKELVKGAKLREEQLTEREKLRDSFLEGKMRELALKEKRLSMRWEELVKKVKFADHKLRDQEKSRHGIVERLELAENKLEAIEVTIDERFKEIEIQENMTWESVKECVEEADLIRKSLEKQFKELEKMKREFHSFQEEKTRELVSKEQQLSLMSKELVKDAKLRDQQLTEREQLGCKLLKRLELAQHNVEDLKAMVCKRFREIGLKETEISSVSDWVERKMDEVDSNAKKLEEKEKGMIIKESQLISKEDKLQRKKKELHMREKNLVSWQKELEIKEKEVDAAKELNEQQLEELERREKNLNSVRGFIHSCFKKYLATKKQVQLERDLVEKRARHLEHKEQKLEYMVRQLEFREVQIWDYLKDLELKQQGLTDACNGEMNIEPDESADLKFIVRMDGKTLQMFLNDPEKDLESMGDEIFKVLRLSSDPAKLVLDAMVGFYPPHLRKGDMEFNVRKTCIILLEQLIKMLPNIQPYVTEKAFELASVWKLKMRPSAQNPLEVLGFLNLLAAYNLASHFDKDEVISFLMMVAQHSQTSELCRILGFPESITDASAQCVSISQMHNWSRAGSNLKNMKLGNVIDHDSYVLTYTFTSSHSLNP, encoded by the exons ATGATGGAGATTGAGTGTCACAGAAAATCGCTTGAGAAACGGCTGAGGGATTTGGAGGAGAGGGAGAAGGAGTTTGATTCGTTCAGAGAGGGAAAAAAGAGGAAGTTGGCGTCGGATGAAGAGGAGTTGAGTTTGAAGAGGGAACAGTTCGTGTATGAAGTTAAGACGAGGGAGAAGGAATTGCATGAGAAGTTGGTGTCGGTGCATGAGCATATTGAGTGGTTGGAGGCGGCCCGGACTGAAGTTCAGGGCATTCGGAGGCGAGCGTGTCAGAAGTTGAAGGAGATTGAGTCCCAAGAACAGAATCTAAGATCAGCCCAGGAATCGTTGGCAGCGAGGGAGAAAAAGGTTGAGGTAATCATAGGATCCTTGGATGAGCGGATAAGAGTGGTTGAGGAGAGGGAGAAGGGGTTTGATAGTTTTCTAGAGAGGAAAATGAGGGAATTGGTGCTGAAAGAGAAGCTATTGAGCGAGAAGTGGGAAGAATTTGTTAAGGAGATTAAATTGGCGGATGATAAGTTTAGAGATCAAGAGAAATTAAGGCATGGCGTCATTGAGAGGTTGGAGTTGGCAAAAAATAAGCTTGAGGCCGTTAGGGCAACCATAGATGACAGGTTCAACGAGATTGAGGTTCGGGAGACTGTGACATGGGAATCAGTGAAAGCAAGTATAAAAGAAGCTGATTTAATCAGGGAATCACTGGAGAAACAGTTCAAGGAGTTTGAGAAGATGAAAAGAGATTTTTGTTCGTTCCAAGAGGAGAAATTGCAGGAGTTGGTTTTAAAAGACCAGCAACTGAGTGTGATGAGTAAAGAGCTTGTTAAGGGTGCCAAGTTGAGGGAGGAACAATTGACTGAACGAGAGAAGTTGAGGGACAGTTTTCTAGAGGGGAAAATGAGAGAACTAGCACTGAAAGAGAAGCGTTTGAGCATGAGGTGGGAAGAGCTTGTCAAGAAGGTTAAATTTGCAGATCATAAGCTCAGAGATCAAGAGAAGTCAAGGCATGGCATTGTCGAGCGGTTGGAGTTGGCAGAAAATAAGCTTGAGGCTATTGAGGTGACAATAGATGAGAGGTTCAAGGAGATTGAGATTCAGGAGAATATGACTTGGGAATCTGTTAAAGAGTGTGTAGAAGAAGCTGATTTAATTAGGAAATCGTTGGAGAAACAGTTCAAGGAATTAGAGAAGATGAAAAGAGAATTTCATTCATTCCAAGAGGAGAAAACGCGAGAGTTGgtttcaaaagagcagcaactGAGTCTGATGAGTAAAGAGCTTGTTAAGGATGCCAAGTTGAGGGATCAACAATTGACTGAACGAGAGCAGTTGGGGTGTAAGCTATTGAAGAGGTTAGAGTTGGCGCAACATAATGTCGAGGACTTAAAAGCAATGGTTTGTAAGAGGTTTAGAGAGATTGGTCTGAAGGAAACTGAGATTAGCTCGGTTAGTGATTGGGTTGAGAGGAAAATGGATGAGGTCGACTCTAATGCAAAAAAGTTGGAGGAAAAAGAGAAGGGAATGATAATAAAGGAAAGTCAGTTGATTTCTAAGGAAGACAAActtcaaaggaaaaaaaaggagcTTCACATGAGGGAAAAGAATTTGGTGTCTTGGCAAAAAGAACttgaaattaaagagaaagaagTTGATGCagcaaaagaattaaatgaaCAGCAGCTGGAAGAGCTTGAACGCAGAGAGAAGAATCTGAATTCTGTGAGAGGGTTTATACATAGTTGTTTTAAGAAATATCTTGCTACAAAGAAACAAGTCCAGTTAGAAAGAGATTTGGTTGAGAAACGCGCTAGGCACCTCGAACACAAAGAGCAGAAACTTGAGTATATGGTGAGACAACTAGAATTCAGAGAAGTGCAAATCTGGGATTATCTTAAAGATCTCGAATTGAAGCAGCAAGGATTGACTGATGCATGCAATGGGGAGATGAACATAGAACCAGATGAGTCTGCAGACTTAAAATTCATAGTAAGAATGGATGGTAAAACTTTGCAAATGTTCCTAAATGACCCTGAAAAAGACTTGGAATCAATGGgtgatgaaatatttaaagttCTTCGCCTATCATCAGATCCAGCAAAACTAGTTCTAGATGCAATGGTGGGCTTTTACCCTCCTCATTTGAGAAAAGGTGATATGGAGTTCAACGTCAGGAAAACCTGTATCATTCTGTTAGAGCAGTTAATTAAAATGTTGCCAAATATTCAACCTTATGTCACAGAAAAAGCATTTGAACTTGCTAGTGTATGGAAGTTGAAAATGAGACCCTCTGCTCAAAATCCATTGGAGGTGTTGGGATTTTTGAATCTATTGGCTGCTTATAACCTAGCCTCCCATTTTGACAAAGATGAAGTTATAAGTTTTCTGATGATGGTTGCTCAACATAGCCAAACATCTGAGTTATGTCGGATTCTTGGTTTTCCAGAAAGCATTACAG ATGCCTCTGCTCAATGTGTTTCAATATCCCAGATGCATAATTGGTCTAGAGCTGGCTCAAACTTAAAGAACATGAAACTTGGGAATGTTATAGATCATGATTCTTATGTGTTGACCTACACTTTTACATCCTCCCATAGTCTGAATCCATAA